One window of the Felis catus isolate Fca126 chromosome E3, F.catus_Fca126_mat1.0, whole genome shotgun sequence genome contains the following:
- the NDE1 gene encoding nuclear distribution protein nudE homolog 1 isoform X3, translated as MEDSGKTFSSEEEEASYWKDLAMTYKQRAENTQEELREFQEGSREYEAELETQLQQIETRNRDLLSENNRLRLELETIKDKFETQHSEGHRQISALEDDLAQTKAIKDQLQKYIRELEQANDDLERAKRATIMSLEDFEQRLNQAIERNAFLESELDEKENLLESVQRLKDEARDLRQELAVQQKQEKPRTPMPNSVEANKTDTAVQATGSVPSTPIAHRGPSASLNTPGTFRRGLDDSTGGTPLTPAARISALNIVGDLLRKVGALESKLASCRNFVYDQSPNRTSGPASGRGSKHRDGGGERQPSSSGVPLGDKGLGKRLEFGKPPSNISSPSLPSAQGVVKMLL; from the exons GGCCGAAAATACCCAAGAGGAGCTGCGAGAGTTCCAGGAGGGAAGCCGCGAGTACGAAGCCGAACTGGAGACGCAGCTGCAACAGATTGAAACCAGGAACAGGGACCTCCTGTCGGAAAATAATCGCCTTCGCCTGGAGCTAGAAACCATCAAG GACAAGTTTGAAACGCAGCACTCTGAAGGCCACCGGCAGATCTCAGCCTTAGAGGATGACCTCGCCCAGACCAAAGCAATCAAGGATCAACTTCAGAAATACATCAGAGAGCTGGAGCAAGCCAACGATGACTTGGAAAGAGCAAAACG GGCCACGATCATGTCTCTGGAGGACTTTGAGCAGCGTTTGAATCAAGCCATTGAGAGAAATGCCTTCCTGGAGAGTGAACTTGATGAGAAGGAGAATCTTCTCGAATCTGTTCAGCGCCTGAAAGATGAAGCCAGAG ATTTGCGGCAGGAATTGGCTGTGCAGCAGAAGCAGGAGAAACCCAGGACGCCCATGCCCAACTCGGTGGAGGCCAACAAGACAGACACAGCTGTGCAGGCCACGGGCTCCGTGCCGTCCACCCCCATAGCTCATCGGGGACCCAGCGCCAGCTTAAACACACCGGGGACGTTCAGACGTG GTCTGGATGACTCCACGGGTGGGACTCCCCTCACGCCCGCAGCCCGGATATCGGCCCTCAACATTGTGGGAGACCTGCTGCGGAAAGTAGGG GCGCTGGAGTCCAAACTTGCATCCTGCCGGAACTTCGTGTACGATCAGTCCCCAAACCGAACAAGCGGCCCGGCCTCGGGGCGGGGGAGCAAACACAGAGATGGCGGTGGCGAGAGACAGCCAAGCAGCAGCGGCGTGCCTCTAGGTGACAAAGG GTTGGGAAAACGCCTGGAATTTGGGAAGCCGCCTTCAAATATTTCCTCACCGTCGCTGCCGTCAGCCCAGGGTGTAGTCAAGATGTTGCTTTAG
- the NDE1 gene encoding nuclear distribution protein nudE homolog 1 isoform X1: MEDSGKTFSSEEEEASYWKDLAMTYKQRAENTQEELREFQEGSREYEAELETQLQQIETRNRDLLSENNRLRLELETIKDKFETQHSEGHRQISALEDDLAQTKAIKDQLQKYIRELEQANDDLERAKRATIMSLEDFEQRLNQAIERNAFLESELDEKENLLESVQRLKDEARDLRQELAVQQKQEKPRTPMPNSVEANKTDTAVQATGSVPSTPIAHRGPSASLNTPGTFRRGLDDSTGGTPLTPAARISALNIVGDLLRKVGALESKLASCRNFVYDQSPNRTSGPASGRGSKHRDGGGERQPSSSGVPLGDKGTASGWVDFLSCVAMFLDPEPSNLGWENAWNLGSRLQIFPHRRCRQPRV, translated from the exons GGCCGAAAATACCCAAGAGGAGCTGCGAGAGTTCCAGGAGGGAAGCCGCGAGTACGAAGCCGAACTGGAGACGCAGCTGCAACAGATTGAAACCAGGAACAGGGACCTCCTGTCGGAAAATAATCGCCTTCGCCTGGAGCTAGAAACCATCAAG GACAAGTTTGAAACGCAGCACTCTGAAGGCCACCGGCAGATCTCAGCCTTAGAGGATGACCTCGCCCAGACCAAAGCAATCAAGGATCAACTTCAGAAATACATCAGAGAGCTGGAGCAAGCCAACGATGACTTGGAAAGAGCAAAACG GGCCACGATCATGTCTCTGGAGGACTTTGAGCAGCGTTTGAATCAAGCCATTGAGAGAAATGCCTTCCTGGAGAGTGAACTTGATGAGAAGGAGAATCTTCTCGAATCTGTTCAGCGCCTGAAAGATGAAGCCAGAG ATTTGCGGCAGGAATTGGCTGTGCAGCAGAAGCAGGAGAAACCCAGGACGCCCATGCCCAACTCGGTGGAGGCCAACAAGACAGACACAGCTGTGCAGGCCACGGGCTCCGTGCCGTCCACCCCCATAGCTCATCGGGGACCCAGCGCCAGCTTAAACACACCGGGGACGTTCAGACGTG GTCTGGATGACTCCACGGGTGGGACTCCCCTCACGCCCGCAGCCCGGATATCGGCCCTCAACATTGTGGGAGACCTGCTGCGGAAAGTAGGG GCGCTGGAGTCCAAACTTGCATCCTGCCGGAACTTCGTGTACGATCAGTCCCCAAACCGAACAAGCGGCCCGGCCTCGGGGCGGGGGAGCAAACACAGAGATGGCGGTGGCGAGAGACAGCCAAGCAGCAGCGGCGTGCCTCTAGGTGACAAAGG GACAGCTTCTGGATGGGTTGATTTCCTAAGCTGCGTCGCCATGTTCCTGGACCCCGAGCCAAGTAACTTGG GTTGGGAAAACGCCTGGAATTTGGGAAGCCGCCTTCAAATATTTCCTCACCGTCGCTGCCGTCAGCCCAGGGTGTAG
- the NDE1 gene encoding nuclear distribution protein nudE homolog 1 isoform X2 — MEDSGKTFSSEEEEASYWKDLAMTYKQRAENTQEELREFQEGSREYEAELETQLQQIETRNRDLLSENNRLRLELETIKDKFETQHSEGHRQISALEDDLAQTKAIKDQLQKYIRELEQANDDLERAKRATIMSLEDFEQRLNQAIERNAFLESELDEKENLLESVQRLKDEARDLRQELAVQQKQEKPRTPMPNSVEANKTDTAVQATGSVPSTPIAHRGPSASLNTPGTFRRGLDDSTGGTPLTPAARISALNIVGDLLRKVGALESKLASCRNFVYDQSPNRTSGPASGRGSKHRDGGGERQPSSSGVPLGDKGTASGWVDFLSCVAMFLDPEPSNLGEKIDTQGDPAPASLSS, encoded by the exons GGCCGAAAATACCCAAGAGGAGCTGCGAGAGTTCCAGGAGGGAAGCCGCGAGTACGAAGCCGAACTGGAGACGCAGCTGCAACAGATTGAAACCAGGAACAGGGACCTCCTGTCGGAAAATAATCGCCTTCGCCTGGAGCTAGAAACCATCAAG GACAAGTTTGAAACGCAGCACTCTGAAGGCCACCGGCAGATCTCAGCCTTAGAGGATGACCTCGCCCAGACCAAAGCAATCAAGGATCAACTTCAGAAATACATCAGAGAGCTGGAGCAAGCCAACGATGACTTGGAAAGAGCAAAACG GGCCACGATCATGTCTCTGGAGGACTTTGAGCAGCGTTTGAATCAAGCCATTGAGAGAAATGCCTTCCTGGAGAGTGAACTTGATGAGAAGGAGAATCTTCTCGAATCTGTTCAGCGCCTGAAAGATGAAGCCAGAG ATTTGCGGCAGGAATTGGCTGTGCAGCAGAAGCAGGAGAAACCCAGGACGCCCATGCCCAACTCGGTGGAGGCCAACAAGACAGACACAGCTGTGCAGGCCACGGGCTCCGTGCCGTCCACCCCCATAGCTCATCGGGGACCCAGCGCCAGCTTAAACACACCGGGGACGTTCAGACGTG GTCTGGATGACTCCACGGGTGGGACTCCCCTCACGCCCGCAGCCCGGATATCGGCCCTCAACATTGTGGGAGACCTGCTGCGGAAAGTAGGG GCGCTGGAGTCCAAACTTGCATCCTGCCGGAACTTCGTGTACGATCAGTCCCCAAACCGAACAAGCGGCCCGGCCTCGGGGCGGGGGAGCAAACACAGAGATGGCGGTGGCGAGAGACAGCCAAGCAGCAGCGGCGTGCCTCTAGGTGACAAAGG GACAGCTTCTGGATGGGTTGATTTCCTAAGCTGCGTCGCCATGTTCCTGGACCCCGAGCCAAGTAACTTGG GAGAGAAAATTGACACCCAGGGAGACCCTGCTcctgcctctctttcctcttag
- the NDE1 gene encoding nuclear distribution protein nudE homolog 1 isoform X4: MEDSGKTFSSEEEEASYWKDLAMTYKQRAENTQEELREFQEGSREYEAELETQLQQIETRNRDLLSENNRLRLELETIKDKFETQHSEGHRQISALEDDLAQTKAIKDQLQKYIRELEQANDDLERAKRATIMSLEDFEQRLNQAIERNAFLESELDEKENLLESVQRLKDEARDLRQELAVQQKQEKPRTPMPNSVEANKTDTAVQATGSVPSTPIAHRGPSASLNTPGTFRRGLDDSTGGTPLTPAARISALNIVGDLLRKVGALESKLASCRNFVYDQSPNRTSGPASGRGSKHRDGGGERQPSSSGVPLGDKGREN, translated from the exons GGCCGAAAATACCCAAGAGGAGCTGCGAGAGTTCCAGGAGGGAAGCCGCGAGTACGAAGCCGAACTGGAGACGCAGCTGCAACAGATTGAAACCAGGAACAGGGACCTCCTGTCGGAAAATAATCGCCTTCGCCTGGAGCTAGAAACCATCAAG GACAAGTTTGAAACGCAGCACTCTGAAGGCCACCGGCAGATCTCAGCCTTAGAGGATGACCTCGCCCAGACCAAAGCAATCAAGGATCAACTTCAGAAATACATCAGAGAGCTGGAGCAAGCCAACGATGACTTGGAAAGAGCAAAACG GGCCACGATCATGTCTCTGGAGGACTTTGAGCAGCGTTTGAATCAAGCCATTGAGAGAAATGCCTTCCTGGAGAGTGAACTTGATGAGAAGGAGAATCTTCTCGAATCTGTTCAGCGCCTGAAAGATGAAGCCAGAG ATTTGCGGCAGGAATTGGCTGTGCAGCAGAAGCAGGAGAAACCCAGGACGCCCATGCCCAACTCGGTGGAGGCCAACAAGACAGACACAGCTGTGCAGGCCACGGGCTCCGTGCCGTCCACCCCCATAGCTCATCGGGGACCCAGCGCCAGCTTAAACACACCGGGGACGTTCAGACGTG GTCTGGATGACTCCACGGGTGGGACTCCCCTCACGCCCGCAGCCCGGATATCGGCCCTCAACATTGTGGGAGACCTGCTGCGGAAAGTAGGG GCGCTGGAGTCCAAACTTGCATCCTGCCGGAACTTCGTGTACGATCAGTCCCCAAACCGAACAAGCGGCCCGGCCTCGGGGCGGGGGAGCAAACACAGAGATGGCGGTGGCGAGAGACAGCCAAGCAGCAGCGGCGTGCCTCTAGGTGACAAAGG GAGAGAAAATTGA